AGGCTTTGGTACTGGATGAAGTGGCTTATGCGATGGTCGTTCCCGGTGAGATACCGAAGCTAAGAGGGCTGTTTGTTGAGCCGCATGCGCGGCGGTCGGGGAAGGCAAAAAAACTGCTGCTGCTGCTTCAGCGCCGGTTCCCCGGGCTGGTAACGATTCCCGGCCTGCCTGAAGCCGTTGCGCCAGTGTTTTTAAGCAGTGGTTTTACCCAGGATAAGATCCAGCAGTACGAAATGAAGCTTACTCTGTAGCCTGAGAAGGTGAGGGCGAATGCCCTCACCAGACAAATTACAGCACGCCCTGAGCCAGCATCGCGTCCGCAACTTTCACAAAACCGGCGATGTTCGCACCGCGAACGTACTGGGTTTGTTTTCCTTCGCCGCCGTAATCCACGCAGGCCTGATGAATATCAAGCATGATGTGGTGCAGGCGAATGTCGACCTTTTCGGCCTTCCAGCTCAGACGGGCCGCATTCTGCGCCATTTCCAGCCCTGAAGTGGCCACGCCGCCAGCGTTTGCCGCTTTACCCGGCGCGAACAGCACGCCAGCGTCCACAAACAAATCCGTCGCGGCAATCGTGGTCGGCATATTTGCCCCTTCGGCTACGGCTTTCACGCCGTTAGCGATAAGCGTTTTCGCGGCGTCGACGTCCAGTTCGTTCTGCGTTGCACAAGGCAGAGCGATATCGACCGGGACGCTCCACGGCTGCTGGTCTTCCAGATAAGTCAGGCCAAATTCGCGGGCATAATCCGCTACCCGGCCATCGCGGCTGGCTTTGATTTCGCACAGGCGGGCCAGCTTCTCCGCGGTAAAGCCCGCTTCATCCACTACGGTACCGTTGGAATCGGATGCCGTGACCACGCGAGCGCCGAGCGACATGGCTTTTTCTATCGCATACTGAGCCACGTTGCCGGAGCCGGAAACCGCCACGCGCATGCCTTCAAAGCCCAGCCCGTGTCGCTGTAGCATGGCATCGGTGAAGTAGATCAGGCCGTAGCCGGTGGCTTCCGGGCGGATCAGGCTACCGCCGAACGATAGCCCTTTGCCGGTAAACACGCAGGCGGTGTTGTTGGAGAGCTTTTTCATCATCCCCGCCATGTAACCGACTTCGCGACCACCCACGCCGATATCCCCCGCCGGGACGTCGGTATCGGGCCCAAGGTGGCGATAAAGTTCAAGCATCAGGGCCTGGCAAAAACGCATGATTTCGCCTTCGCTTTTACCCTTCGGATTAAAGTCGCTGCCGCCTTTGCCGCCGCCCATTGGTAACGTGGTGAGGGCGTTTTTAAAAGTCTGTTCAAACCCAAGGAATTTGAGGATCGACAGATTAACGGAAGGGTGGAAGCGCATTCCGCCTTTAAATGGGCCAATGGCCGAGTTGAACTGCACGCGCCACGCCCGGTTGACCTGCACCTGATTGTGGTCATCCACCCAGGCAACGCGAAACTGGATCACGCGCTCAGGCTCCACCAGGCGTTCGAGCAGCGCCTGCTGGCGATATTGCGGATTATTTTCCAGAAACGGCCACAGCGTGCTCATCACTTCGCGAACCGCCTGAGCGAATTCTACCTGGTGCGGGTCACGGGACTGGACTGAGGTTAAAAAGTCTTCGAGAGATAGTGCTTGAGCCATCAGAGGTAACTCCTTGTTGAAGATTGTGTTGTCGGTCTTTTTTTGGGTTATTTTTCGACTATAACATTTTCTTATGAACGGGCATCAAGCGATTTTTTCACCAGAAAGGCAATAAAGAAGGGAAGCGTTTAGTAAGGCTATTTACCCTAAAAAAATCTAAACTCCGGTCTAATAACAGGCAATAAATTCTGTTCTCTGGTGGATCCCTGGCGACCGAAAACCACGATTTTCGGCCGTTTGAAATCAATTTGGGAGGCTAATTAGCCTCCCGGAAGGGGTTAGAAGTGCGTGTTGACGCTCATGTAATACGTGCGACCTGCTTCGTTGTAGGTCTCCGCGCCAGCGCCGTACATGTAGGATTTGGTGGTGTCGTTCCCGGTGGTTTGTGCATTACCCGCGCGCCAGTGGCGCTTATCCAGCAGGTTATCGATCCCGGCGGTAAAGCTGACATTTTTAGTCGCGTCCCAGGTCGCGCTCATGCCAAGAATACTATAGGGGCTGACCTCGTTGGTGTCGCTGCCGGTGACCGGGTCTCCCTTATAGTTGTACTTCTTCGGTGCCTGTTTGCCGTACCACGTCAGGGTGCTTTGCAGCGAAATGTCCGGGCGAACCTGCCAGCTCAGCGTGGAATTAATCGTGTACTCAGGGATGATCGACAGACGATCGCCGGTTTCCTTGTTTTTGCTTTGCAGCATGTAAGTCAGGTTGTTATTCCAGCTTACGGTCTCGGTCAGCGGCAGATTGATGGTGCCTTCCAGCCCTTCCACAACGGCTTTAGGCACGTTGCCCCACTGATAGATATCGGTTTTCTTGCTGTTAGAGGCGATAGGCGAATAGCCGGATTCAATTTTGTTGCGATAGTCGTTACGGAACCAGGTGAGTCCGACCTGATAGCCTTCGTGTTTGAACTCCAGGCCAATCTCTTTGTTGACGCTGGTTTCGGCTTTCAAATCCTCATTGCCCATCAGATAACAAGCCCCGGCACTCGCGGCACAGCCCTGGCCACGGCTATAGAGAATGTAGTTTGGGTTGGTCTGATACAGGCTTGGCGCTTTGTAGGCGCGGGCAATACCAAGTTTCAGCGTCAGATCTTCAACTAACTCCTGGCTCAGGTTCAGCGACGGGCTCCAGTTATCCCCCACGATGGAGTGATGATCGAAGCGCAGCCCCGGCGTCAGCATGGTGCTGCTGGTTAACTCCATGTTGTTTTCAGCGAACAGGGAGAAGATTTCCGCTTTGGAGTATGGGCTCCGGCCAGTGGATGAAATGCCAGGAATCGCCCCGCCTTCGCTTAACGACTGGGTATTGGACGACCCGTCTTTCATGCGCTGCTGATTCCATTCGCTGCCGACGGTGAGATTTTGATTCACCAACAGATTAAACGGGATGCTTGCTTCGCTGTGCAGCATGACATCGCTGAGATCGATATCCGAGAACTGGTTGTTGGAGAAGATCCCCTCCGTGCCGCCAGCCAGGCCTTCGTTCATGCGCGAGTTGCGGGTGTGTTCGTATTGCGCGTAAGAGTTGGTGGTGACGCCGTTATCCCAGCCGCCGGTCCAGGTGACGGCATAAGTCTGGCGGTAGAGGCGGTTGGTCTCTTTGCCGTAGTTATCCTTCACCAACTGACTGGTGTTTGTATTTTGTGTATCGCCTGAGTAGAGGTTACCCTGGCGGCTGTAGCCGGTTTCAAACTCCAGCGCCTGCATAGGGGCAAATTCCCAGCGAATCATTCCGTTCAGGTCTTTATGGATAACGCCTTCGCGGCCAGCAGGTAGCGTGTTGGCGTAAGACCCGGTGCGCAGCGACTGGTGCCCCTGGTTGATGTCCCAGGCGTCCGCCTGCGTTTTATCGAGGTTGCCGTAGAGGCGGAAACTCACGTCGTCACCGAGCGGCCCCGTCAGGCTGAAGTTGGTGCGTTTCGTCGCGCCTTCATCTTTATGTTCCGGGGCATTGAAATAGGTATTCCAGCTGCCGTGGAACTCGTTGCTGCTGCGTTTGGTGATGATGTTCACCACGCCGCCCGCCGCACCATTGCCGTAGCGGGCCGCTGCCGGGCCTCTCAGGACTTCAATACGCTCGATCATCTCCGGTGGAACCCAGGATGCGTCCCCGCGGGTATCGCGCTCGCCGCGCCAGCCAAGGCGTACCGAGTTGCGGCTGCTAACCGGTTTACCGTCGACCAGGATTAATGTGTTTTCAGGCCCCATACCACGAATATCGATTTGGCGACCGTTGCCGCGCTGCCCGCTGGTGGAGTTCCCGGTCAGGTTCACCCCCGGCATGGTGCGAATGATTTCAGAGACGTCGCGTGCGACAGGGTGCTTCTTTAGTTTTTCAGAGGTGATAACCGATACGCCGGGTGCCTGCAGCGTTTGCTGGGCCGCGGTGACGACCAGCGTGTCTTCATTTTCTACCGGGGCCGTCTCTGCCGCCGCCGTAAAGGTAGTGCCGTAGAGGCCCAGACTCACCAGTGTGGCGAGGGAGTACGATAATGTATTGTTCATTATTTATCCTGAGTGTCACCGCCTGCGTCCCTTAAGCTCCTTTCCCAAACGAGGAAGGACGCGGCAAAAGTGCCTGGAGTTGAAAGTGCGGAAACACGCTATCGCAAATAAAAATAATTATCAATATCTTTATCAATTGTGTCTTTGAACCCATTAAATCCGCTAATTAATCAGGTCTGGTTATCATTCCTCGCATTAACTATTCATCAATCTGATACTCCACAGTTGACCTGTCGCCGTTACGGTTGCGATACATATTTAGGTGATCTCATTAACAAACTGAGGTAAATGCCCGCCGTTTTGTCCGCTTCAGATTGTGAGAAAAGCCATTCCAGGCTAGAAACAAAATGTAACAACTCTCGGTATCCACTTAGAAAACGGACAAAATTGATGGATAAATTTGGGAAACACCTCATCTGGGTCGTGCTTGCTTTGATAGGCGCATTCGCCCTCGGCTATATCGCACTGAATCGTGGTGAACAGATAAATGCACTGTGGATTGTTATTGCCTCAGTCTGTATCTACCTGATCGCCTATCGTTACTACGGTTTGTTTATCGCTAAACGCGTGCTGACGGTGGATGCCACGCGCATGACGCCGGCCGTGCGAAACAATGACGGTCTTGATTACGTTCCCACGGATAAAAAAGTACTGTTTGGCCACCACTTTGCCGCTATCGCCGGGGCTGGCCCGCTGGTGGGGCCGGTGCTTGCCGCGCAAATGGGTTACCTGCCGGGTATGCTTTGGCTGCTGGCGGGCGTAGTGCTGGCGGGCGCCGTGCAGGACTTTATGGTGCTGTTTGTCTCCACGCGCCGCAACGGACGCTCGCTAGGGGAGTTGGTTAAAGAAGAAATGGGCAACACCGCGGGGGTTATCGCGCTGGTGGCCTGCTTTATGATCATGGTGATTATTCTGGCCGTGCTGGCGATGATCGTCGTGAAGGCGCTCACCCACAGCCCGTGGGGCACGTACACCGTGGCCTTTACCATCCCGCTGGCGCTGTTTATGGGCGTCTATATTCGCTATTTGCGCCCGGGGCGCATCGGCGAAGTTTCGGTCATTGGCCTGGTGATGCTGGTGTTTGCCATTATCTCCGGCGGCTGGGTGGCCGAGAGTGAAACCTGGGCTCCGTATTTCGACTTTACGGGCGTACAGCTGACGTGGATGCTTGTGGGCTATGGTTTTGTGGCCTCGGTACTGCCGGTGTGGCTGCTGCTAGCCCCGCGTGATTATCTCTCCACATTCCTGAAAATCGGCACCATCATCGGGCTGGCGATCGGCATTCTGATCATGCGCCCGACGCTGCAGATGCCTTCATTAACAAAATTCATCGATGGCACCGGCCCGGTGTGGAGCGGGGATCTGTTCCCGTTCCTGTTTATCACCATCGCCTGCGGGGCTGTTTCAGGCTTCCACGCGCTGATTGCTTCCGGGACCACGCCCAAAATGCTGGCGAACGAAAATCAGGCCTGTTTCATTGGCTACGGCGGCATGCTGATGGAGTCCTTTGTGGCGATCATGGCGCTGGTGGCGGCCTGTATTATCGACCCGGGCGTGTACTTCGCGATGAACAGCCCAATGGCCGTACTGGCTCCAGCGGGCACGGCGGATGTCGTCGCTTCTGCCGCGCAGGTGGTGAGCGGCTGGGGCTTCCATATCACCCCTGAAACGTTGACCAATATCGCCAACGAAGTGGGCGAACAGAGCATCATCTCCCGCGCCGGTGGGGCACCAACGCTTGCCGTGGGCATGGCTTATATCCTGCACGGTGCGCTGGGTGGGCTGATGGACGTCTCGTTCTGGTACCACTTTGCCATCCTGTTTGAAGCGCTGTTTATCCTGACGGCGGTGGATGCCGGGACTCGTGCGGCGCGTTTCATGCTGCAGGATCTGCTGGGCGTTATCTCGCCGGGGCTGAAACGGACGGATTCACTGCCGGCCAACCTGCTTGCCACCGGGCTTTGTGTGCTGGCCTGGGGTTACTTCCTGCATCAGGGCGTGGTCGATCCGCTGGGTGGCATTAACACGCTGTGGCCGCTGTTCGGTATCGCCAACCAGATGCTGGCGGGCATGGCGCTGATGTTGTGTGCAGTGGTACTGTTCAAAATGAAGAAACAACGCTATGCCTGGGTTGCGCTGATGCCGACCGCCTGGCTGCTGGTGTGTACCTTAACCGCTGGCTGGCAGAAAGCGTTCAGTTCGGATGCAAAAGTGGGCTTCCTCGCCATCGCCAACAAGTTCCAGGCGATGATCGACAGCGGCAATATTCCGGCGCAGTACACGCAGTCGCAGCTTAGCCAACTGGTGTTCAATAACCGTCTGGACGCGGGGCTGACCATCTTCTTTATGGTGGTTGTGGTAGTGCTCGGCTGGTTCTCGCTGAAAACTGCGCTTAAGGCGCTGAAGTCTGACCAACCAACGTCGAGCGAGACGCCGTACGAGCCGATGCCTGAGAATTACCAGGAGATTGTGGCGCAGGCGAAGAGCGTGCATTGATTTTTACCCTCTCCCTGGAAGGGAGAGGGGAGCAATTGAGCTTCACCTTAGCCTTGAGCGGAGAGGAGATTGGTCTTTATCTTTTCCCGCTCTCCCCTTTGGAAAGAGGGCCGGGGGGAGGGGCAACTCACTGGAGACACCATGTTCGATAATCTCGCTAAAGCCGGGAAATACCTCGGCCAGGCCGCAAAACTGATGATTGGCGTACCCGATTACGACAACTACGTGCAGCACATGCGCCAGACCCACCCGGAGCAAACGCCCATGACCTATGAAGAGTTTTTCCGCGAGCGTCAGGACGCGCGCTACGGCGGCAAAGGCGGCGCTCGTTGCTGCTAAAGCAGGGTATTGGCGTTTGATTAACTGTGACACTTCACTCGTTTTTTAGCGGACAGCAAAAATCCTGTTGTGCGAAACCGGCGAGTGTGATTTTATCAATGACGACTTTTAAAACAGATTCAGGAAACCCATGACCCATTCCCTGCAGACTTCGACCCTACTAGTTACCGCGCTACCAGCCGCGGTGGTCGTCGTGCGTGTGGTGGTGGTCGTCGGCAATGCGCCGTAGGGACTGAATCAACGCATCGATTCCAAACCCCGCCGGCGCAAACCGGGCGGGGTTTCTTGTTTTAAGTGCCTGCCCAGAAGCGAACCGGCTAATTAGAAGGACTGGAGCATGGCAATTTCGGACACACCCTCACAACGCATCACTGGTGCTCAGCTGATTGTAAAAATGCTGGAGCATCACGGGATTACCACGGTCAGCGGCATTCCAGGTGGCACCGTTCTGCCGCTCTACAATGCTCTGAGCCAAAGCACCCGCATTCGCCACGTACTGGCGCGCCACGAGCAGGGCGCGGGATTTATGGCGCAGGGCATGGCGCGTACCAGCGGCAAGCCGGCGGTCTGCATTGCCTGTAGCGGGCCGGGCGCTACAAACCTTGTCACCGCCATTGCCGATGCGCGCCTCGACTCCATCCCGCTGGTTTGTATCACCGGCCAGGTACCAACCTCGATGATTGGCGCCGATGCTTTCCAGGAAGTGGACACCTACGGTATTTCGATCCCAATCACCAAACATAACTACCTGGTGCGCAGCATCAGCGAGCTGCCGCAGGTGATTACCGACGCCTTCCGCATTGCGCAATCTGGCCGCCCTGGCCCGGTGTGGATCGATATTCCAAAAGACATTCAAACCGCTGAAATCGACATCGCCGAACTGCCGGCGGTGGCCGCGCCTTCGGCAGCTCCGGCCTTTGACCATCAGGACATCGCCCGTGCGGCGGCGATGATCAACGAAGCCAAACGTCCGGTACTTTATCTGGGGGGTGGCATCATCAGCGCTGGCGCGGCCGAACAGGCGCGTGAACTGGCTGAGCGTGCCGGGCTGCCGACAACCATGACGCTGATGGCGCTGGGCACGATCCCCGCGCAGCATCCACTCTCCCTGGGAATGTTGGGGATGCACGGGGCGCGCAGCACCAACTTTATCCTTCACGAAGCGGACCTGCTGATCGTGCTTGGAGCTCGCTTTGACGACCGCGCGATTGGCAAAACCGAAGAATTTTGCCCGAATGCAAAAATTATCCACGTCGATATCGATCGCGCCGAGCTGGGCAAAATTAAGCAGGCGAATGTGGCTATTCGCGGCGACGTGCGTGAAGTCCTGAGCCAGCTTATTCCGCAAACCAAAGCCTCACGGCGCGGCGAGTGGCTGCAAACGGTGAGCGATTTGCAGCGCGAGTTCCCGTTTGCCACGCCGGGCGCGGACAACCCGCTGATGCCTTACGGGCTGATCAAAGCTGCGGCGGCGTGCGTGGATGATGAAGCTATCGTGACCACCGACGTAGGTCAGCACCAGATGTGGGTGGCTCAGGCTTATCCGCTCAACCGTCCTCGTCAGTGGCTGACCTCTGGCGGACTTGGCACCATGGGCTTTGGCTTACCGGCAGCGGTAGGTGCGGCGCTGGCCGAGCCTGGCCGCAAGGTGCTGTGCTTCTCCGGCGACGGCAGTCTGATGATGAATATCCAGGAGATGGCGACGGCGGCGGAAAATAATCTTGATGTAAAAATCATCCTGATGAACAACCAGGCATTGGGGCTGGTGCACCAACAGCAGACGCTGTTCTACCAGCAGAATATCTTTGCCGCGACTTATCCGGGTAAGACGGATTTCATTACCATCGCGCGCGGTTTTGGCCTGGCGACCTGCGACCTGAACCAGGCGGAAGATCCGCACGCCGCGCTGCAGGAGGCGATTTCTCGCCCCGGGCCTTGCCTGATCCACGTTCGCATCGATGCGGATGAAAAAGTCTACCCAATGGTGCCGCCGGGTGCCGCCAACACTCAGATGATTGGAGAGTAAGTCATGCAACAATCAATCGCTAAACAATCAACCGTCATTCTGGAGCTTACGGTGCGCAACCACCCGGGCGTGATGTCACATATTTGCGGCCTGTTTGCCCGTAGGGCATTTAACGTGGAAGGCATTCTCTGCCTGCCGCTGCCGGAGGGGGATCAGAGCCGCATCTGGCTGCAGGTGGGGGACGACCAGCGGCTGGAGCAGATGGTCAGCCAGGTCGATAAGTTAGAGGATGTGGTGCAGATCATTCGCCACGCCGATGATCCGGGTATCTTTAACCGCCTGAGCGCATTTGTGCAGTAAATAAAACCGGGGCTTTCAGGCATATTCTTGAAAGCCCCGGGCCCGGGTGCATAAACCCCGGAAGCCGTGCCGCAATCCCCGCTTTGTGATGAACAATTACCCTCAATTTCTCTCAATAATTCGCTAGCCTGCCCTGAGAAAAATAAGCACGACTAAATTTTGTTCGTGCTTGTGTGTTGCTTTTAAGCTACATTCGGGGAGTCAAAGATGAACATAATTACGTTCTTCGAAACGGAAGAAGGAAAAACGCCGTTCAAAGATTGGCTGCGTGTGCTAGAGGATGCGAGAGCAAAAACCAAAATAGTGATGAGGGTGGACCGCCTTTCTTTTGGTAACCCCGGCGAGAGTAAACCCTGCGGGCAGGGCGTATGGGAAATGCGCATCGATGAAGGACCGGGTTACAGGGTGTACTACGCCCAGGATGGCAAAGCAGTCTGGCTGCTGCTGGCGGGGGGAGATAAACGCAATCAACAGGCGGATATCGAACGTGCAAAAAAATGGTGGCTTGAACACCAGGGGAGAAAAAATGAAATTTAGCGAATTTGATCAAACGGTTATTGATATGCTCCGCGACGATCGTGCCTTCGCCGTGGAGTACCTGAAAGAAGCTTTTATTGGGCTGGACGGTGACGACGGCGAAGCGGTGTTTCTGATTGCCATGCGCCGACTGGTAGAAGCCAGAGGTGGCTTTACGGAGATTGCCAGAGTAGCAAATCTAAACCGCGAAACGCTTTATCGCACGCTGTCCGAGCGCGGAAACCCCACCATCAAAACCACCAAAAAGGTTTTGCACGCGGTGGGGATCCACTTCTCTGAGATTGCGGGCTAGCCGCAAATCAGAAGCCCTGGCGCACCAGCAGGTCAGGCGTAATTTCGGCAATAGACTTCGCGCCGGTCAGCGTCATCGCCACGCGCATCTCTTTCTCAATCAGGCTTAGCAGGTTGCTGACGCCGGCCTCGCCGTGGGTGGCCAGCGCATACAGGAAGGCTCGTCCCAGCAGTACGGTGTCGGCGCCCAGGGCAAGCATACGCACCACGTCCAGGCCGTTACGGATGCCGCTGTCCGCCAGAATCGTAATGTCGCCTTTTACCGCATCGGCGATGGCGGGCAG
This Klebsiella michiganensis DNA region includes the following protein-coding sequences:
- a CDS encoding carbon starvation protein A, which produces MDKFGKHLIWVVLALIGAFALGYIALNRGEQINALWIVIASVCIYLIAYRYYGLFIAKRVLTVDATRMTPAVRNNDGLDYVPTDKKVLFGHHFAAIAGAGPLVGPVLAAQMGYLPGMLWLLAGVVLAGAVQDFMVLFVSTRRNGRSLGELVKEEMGNTAGVIALVACFMIMVIILAVLAMIVVKALTHSPWGTYTVAFTIPLALFMGVYIRYLRPGRIGEVSVIGLVMLVFAIISGGWVAESETWAPYFDFTGVQLTWMLVGYGFVASVLPVWLLLAPRDYLSTFLKIGTIIGLAIGILIMRPTLQMPSLTKFIDGTGPVWSGDLFPFLFITIACGAVSGFHALIASGTTPKMLANENQACFIGYGGMLMESFVAIMALVAACIIDPGVYFAMNSPMAVLAPAGTADVVASAAQVVSGWGFHITPETLTNIANEVGEQSIISRAGGAPTLAVGMAYILHGALGGLMDVSFWYHFAILFEALFILTAVDAGTRAARFMLQDLLGVISPGLKRTDSLPANLLATGLCVLAWGYFLHQGVVDPLGGINTLWPLFGIANQMLAGMALMLCAVVLFKMKKQRYAWVALMPTAWLLVCTLTAGWQKAFSSDAKVGFLAIANKFQAMIDSGNIPAQYTQSQLSQLVFNNRLDAGLTIFFMVVVVVLGWFSLKTALKALKSDQPTSSETPYEPMPENYQEIVAQAKSVH
- a CDS encoding acetolactate synthase catalytic subunit; the encoded protein is MAISDTPSQRITGAQLIVKMLEHHGITTVSGIPGGTVLPLYNALSQSTRIRHVLARHEQGAGFMAQGMARTSGKPAVCIACSGPGATNLVTAIADARLDSIPLVCITGQVPTSMIGADAFQEVDTYGISIPITKHNYLVRSISELPQVITDAFRIAQSGRPGPVWIDIPKDIQTAEIDIAELPAVAAPSAAPAFDHQDIARAAAMINEAKRPVLYLGGGIISAGAAEQARELAERAGLPTTMTLMALGTIPAQHPLSLGMLGMHGARSTNFILHEADLLIVLGARFDDRAIGKTEEFCPNAKIIHVDIDRAELGKIKQANVAIRGDVREVLSQLIPQTKASRRGEWLQTVSDLQREFPFATPGADNPLMPYGLIKAAAACVDDEAIVTTDVGQHQMWVAQAYPLNRPRQWLTSGGLGTMGFGLPAAVGAALAEPGRKVLCFSGDGSLMMNIQEMATAAENNLDVKIILMNNQALGLVHQQQTLFYQQNIFAATYPGKTDFITIARGFGLATCDLNQAEDPHAALQEAISRPGPCLIHVRIDADEKVYPMVPPGAANTQMIGE
- a CDS encoding addiction module protein — its product is MNIITFFETEEGKTPFKDWLRVLEDARAKTKIVMRVDRLSFGNPGESKPCGQGVWEMRIDEGPGYRVYYAQDGKAVWLLLAGGDKRNQQADIERAKKWWLEHQGRKNEI
- a CDS encoding acetolactate synthase 1 regulatory subunit (with IlvB catalyzes the formation of 2-acetolactate from pyruvate, the small subunit is required for full activity and valine sensitivity; E.coli produces 3 isoenzymes of acetolactate synthase which differ in specificity to substrates, valine sensitivity and affinity for cofactors; also known as acetolactate synthase small subunit); this translates as MQQSIAKQSTVILELTVRNHPGVMSHICGLFARRAFNVEGILCLPLPEGDQSRIWLQVGDDQRLEQMVSQVDKLEDVVQIIRHADDPGIFNRLSAFVQ
- a CDS encoding DNA-binding protein, whose protein sequence is MKFSEFDQTVIDMLRDDRAFAVEYLKEAFIGLDGDDGEAVFLIAMRRLVEARGGFTEIARVANLNRETLYRTLSERGNPTIKTTKKVLHAVGIHFSEIAG
- a CDS encoding glutamate dehydrogenase (converts 2-oxoglutarate to glutamate; in Escherichia coli this enzyme plays a role in glutamate synthesis when the cell is under energy restriction; uses NADPH; forms a homohexamer), whose product is MAQALSLEDFLTSVQSRDPHQVEFAQAVREVMSTLWPFLENNPQYRQQALLERLVEPERVIQFRVAWVDDHNQVQVNRAWRVQFNSAIGPFKGGMRFHPSVNLSILKFLGFEQTFKNALTTLPMGGGKGGSDFNPKGKSEGEIMRFCQALMLELYRHLGPDTDVPAGDIGVGGREVGYMAGMMKKLSNNTACVFTGKGLSFGGSLIRPEATGYGLIYFTDAMLQRHGLGFEGMRVAVSGSGNVAQYAIEKAMSLGARVVTASDSNGTVVDEAGFTAEKLARLCEIKASRDGRVADYAREFGLTYLEDQQPWSVPVDIALPCATQNELDVDAAKTLIANGVKAVAEGANMPTTIAATDLFVDAGVLFAPGKAANAGGVATSGLEMAQNAARLSWKAEKVDIRLHHIMLDIHQACVDYGGEGKQTQYVRGANIAGFVKVADAMLAQGVL
- a CDS encoding outer membrane receptor protein (Fep; Cbt; Cbr; FeuB; FepA; PfeA; IroN; BfeA; outer membrane receptor of ferric enterobactin and colicins B and D; interacts with the TonB-ExbBD complex which catalyzes the translocation of the siderophore to the periplasmic space); this encodes MNNTLSYSLATLVSLGLYGTTFTAAAETAPVENEDTLVVTAAQQTLQAPGVSVITSEKLKKHPVARDVSEIIRTMPGVNLTGNSTSGQRGNGRQIDIRGMGPENTLILVDGKPVSSRNSVRLGWRGERDTRGDASWVPPEMIERIEVLRGPAAARYGNGAAGGVVNIITKRSSNEFHGSWNTYFNAPEHKDEGATKRTNFSLTGPLGDDVSFRLYGNLDKTQADAWDINQGHQSLRTGSYANTLPAGREGVIHKDLNGMIRWEFAPMQALEFETGYSRQGNLYSGDTQNTNTSQLVKDNYGKETNRLYRQTYAVTWTGGWDNGVTTNSYAQYEHTRNSRMNEGLAGGTEGIFSNNQFSDIDLSDVMLHSEASIPFNLLVNQNLTVGSEWNQQRMKDGSSNTQSLSEGGAIPGISSTGRSPYSKAEIFSLFAENNMELTSSTMLTPGLRFDHHSIVGDNWSPSLNLSQELVEDLTLKLGIARAYKAPSLYQTNPNYILYSRGQGCAASAGACYLMGNEDLKAETSVNKEIGLEFKHEGYQVGLTWFRNDYRNKIESGYSPIASNSKKTDIYQWGNVPKAVVEGLEGTINLPLTETVSWNNNLTYMLQSKNKETGDRLSIIPEYTINSTLSWQVRPDISLQSTLTWYGKQAPKKYNYKGDPVTGSDTNEVSPYSILGMSATWDATKNVSFTAGIDNLLDKRHWRAGNAQTTGNDTTKSYMYGAGAETYNEAGRTYYMSVNTHF